A single Triticum dicoccoides isolate Atlit2015 ecotype Zavitan chromosome 2A, WEW_v2.0, whole genome shotgun sequence DNA region contains:
- the LOC119352984 gene encoding proline-rich protein 4-like: protein MAAPRALVLAVLLAIAVANAEAASVVVGLAKCADCTRKNLKAEEAFKGLQVTIKCKNVHGDYESKAVGALDGTGAFTVPLAADLHGADCVAQLHSAASNARCSGQEPSKIVPVSEGTTFGIVAGDSIATPSAASPECASMTLCGPIKKHIIEHFHHKKSVPPKPEPKPQPHPDYGPVPKPEPKPQPHPDYHPVPPTPTYGGGGGYHGHH from the exons ATGGCAGCTCCGAGAGCGCTCGTCCTCGCCGTCCTGCTGGCGATCGCCGTCGCCAACGCCGAGGCGGCATCGGTCGTAGTCGGTCTGGCCAAGTGCGCCGACTGCACCAGGAAGAACCTCAAGGCCGAGGAGGCCTTCAAGG GTCTCCAGGTGACGATCAAGTGCAAGAACGTCCACGGCGACTATGAGAGCAAGGCGGTGGGTGCCCTCGACGGTACCGGCGCCTTCACCGTGCCCCTCGCCGCCGACCTCCATGGTGCTGACTGCGTCGCGCAGCTCCACAGCGCCGCCTCCAACGCGCGGTGCTCCGGCCAGGAGCCATCCAAGATCGTGCCTGTTTCCGAGGGCACCACCTTCGGCATCGTCGCCGGCGACAGCATTGCCACGCCGTCTGCAGCGTCACCGGAGTGCGCGTCCATGACCCTGTGCGGGCCAATCAAAAAGCACATCATCGAGCACTTCCACCACAAGAAGTCCGTGCCACCGAAGCCGGagcccaagccccagcctcacCCGGACTACGGCCCCGTGCCCAAGCCCGAGCCCAAGCCGCAGCCCCATCCGGACTACCACCCCGTCCCTCCCACccccacctacggcggcggcggtggataccACGGACACCACTAG